In Vespa velutina chromosome 14, iVesVel2.1, whole genome shotgun sequence, the genomic stretch TTTAAATTCATCtttatgacaaaaaaaaaaggatttcttaataaaataaaattgatcataTTTTGATGggatgtaaaaatttttaaatgaaaaagggggagttaatattatataatataaatataaaagatcatgaaaattcaattttctgtTCTATTGTTGTCGGAGTCCggtatctcttttctttctattctctctctctctttctctctctctctctctctttctctctctctctctctctctctctctctctctctttttaaataacttattttataaaacttgcctcttattttttttatatatattttcataaaacatCTCATCAAGAACATAGGGCATATGAAATATACCGTGCATGTGACTTTTTGCTTAGCCAGATAAACCCTTGCGTTTGCGTTGCGTGATGTAGATACGTTTAGGTATTACACGTGAATACAAAGGCAATTCAAATAAAGTGGCTATCTCAaagtatatttcttctttttctccttcttcttcttcttttgcaatttattcttttcattcattgcTCGTAACTCCTgaatatgtttttctttctcctttttttttttttttttttaagtaaactctttcattaataaaacacgttttatgtaatattaagaGTACACGTAATAGTACGTAACTAGCAGATATTAGCAGTTATGTTAATGACTCGATTTGTGAAAGTAGCCTTGACGATTACCAATGGATTATCATGTGAGGTTAAACTATTTAGTATCGCgtaataagtaattattacGTTTCGTTTAAATCTTACAATGTAAACACGCAAACACgtaatcaatatttatctCATGTATTTATCGAAtcattcaagaaaaaaaaaaaaaaaaaaaaaaaaaaagaaaaagggatacAATGAGTAAAATTGTATAgtatatttgttttgttttgtatcattttcttttcttctcttctctttcattttctcaatTACAGTTCTGTCCTTTGGAAACGATGAAGCAACGTCAACGAACGTAACATTGAACAGTAGTATCGTCGCCGAAATTTGTGGAGCCAATTTTTGTGTAGCATCTTCGTCTACGAACGACAATCCAAATCTAGAGCAACCACCGATAGAGAGGATCCACTTGATATCTGGCATTTATGTTGCCCTTATGATATTGGCCTCTCTGGTTATCGCGTTTGGGGTTGATTCGTTGTCTAGGTAATACAGACGAACGAGATTACTACCAAGTTATAGTGAAGTGCTTTTTTCAcacgttatatacatatatatacacatatatacacacacatctgtatatatatatatatatacattttttcgtttattccctttcattacttttttttctgctttctatctatctctctcttgctctcttttcttcattttttttttttatcttcgaccTCCTTTCAAGACTTTATcggattatttcatatatctatgtatgctttcttttgcctttctctctttcgctcgccttttgttattttttttttttttttttttttttttaggtatgACAGAGGTAGAAAGGGCTCGGTGACAGGATTAACAGGATTAAAGCTCTTGGCGGTTACGTTGAAActgttgaaagaaaagagtcAGCTTTTAATACTAcccataataattttcattggaGCCGAGCAAGCTTTTCTCTTTGCCGATTATAACGCAGTGAGTTTTCAAGTATACTCCAATGTGTTTCTTTTACAGATTTCATGGTTTTACATTGTCCTTTGATTTTTCAGTCCTTTGTTTCTTGCGCTTGGGGTATCAGTAATATTGGATACGTTATGATTTGTTTCGGTATTGCCAATGCAATTGCAGCATTGACTACAGGTTCCATAATAAAATTGACTGGCAGGATTCCCGTTATGATATTTGCCTTTTGCCTTCACATAgggattttaatttttatgttgAACTGGAAACCAACACCCAATCAAGGgatgatattctttttaatttctggATTATGGGGAATCTGTGACTCCATCTGGTTGGTGCAAGTTAACTGTAAGTTTCTTtaagcaaatttttttttcttgttttttttcttttttctttttttttttctttttttttatttttataaacattcaCGTCTTATCAATGGTAGATAAATCTCATGATCATTCACAACTGTTGGTCAttcataatgaaatatttgattaagtaaaatttaatttaaatcatataaaagaattatttgttaagatatatttttattgtcttttatggatatattaaattacagttataattGATCAAATGTTGAATATTTAAGGGATAAagaaccaaaaagaaaaaaacgaaacaccTACCTTGTCGACAGATGGTGTAACAAagttctaatattatttatattttcagcTTTAAGTGGTTTACTATTCCCCGGAAGAGAGGAAGCAGCTTATTCCAATTTTCGACTATGGGAATCCACTGGATCTGTGATAACGTACATATACAGTCCTTACTTATGTACTTACATGAAGATTCATATCTTGATGGCTATTCTTTGCATCGGCATGATAGGTTACGCTATTATCGAATGGGTAGGTAAAACTAAACCAGTTGTTAGAAAGGAGAAACCAGATTTCGAATTGGTTGCTGATAATGAAGTAGCGCGATAATAAGGGTTGAAACAAACAGTAAATAAGATAATCATAAATCTTTTGCATGTAggaaatgataatgaaaataaaagaaaataaaaaaaaaaaaaatatatatatatatatacatacgtataaatatattaatgtatattgttatacgatagatagataatttgGAAATAAGCATAATGGATTAATTTGTTAGCTTAGGTAACAAAGAGACACGATCTTATGTTAATTTGTACCacaatatatgttttttattttattcttgtgGACACCTACTAGATTTTACACAGGTATTCGCTTAACGgctaagatttcttttttttttctggtttcCTTTTAAATACGTAGTTTTTAATGTTACATCGTGTGtccgtgtttttttttttttttttttttttttctgtacgtGTAATATGTGtccgtgtgtgtatgttttcttttttttttttttctctttttttttccgtctaAATTGCTAACATTCAAGCTAAAGCTACGGCTTGcttaatttaattgtatacTTCTTGTGTGCTTAATCATCGACTGTGTGTTTTACTGTGCATCGAGGGTCAACGGACTATGCCGTGTCTCGCGAATACGACGTCGTCGAATgagaattgaaataaaacaaatctcTCGTCGCGTCCGCTGATAAAGAAAAGTGTACGATCCCGCGTTAGGAAAAATTCtggttactttttcttcttttttttttctccttttgcttttttttttcatcttcatcttcatcttcttcttcttattcttcttcttccttctcctactctacttcttcttcttcttcttcttcttcttcttcttcttcttctttttcttcttcttcttcttcgttctcttcctctttcactttctcttcttcttccttttctacacactcttctcatcctcttttattttcctgttACCATGTCACTTAGGATTTCATTGACATTTTGTTCCCATTACTGTAAATTTCAATTGATCTTCGCATGGCGTGCCTTTTACTTATTtcgtaattctctctctctttctctctctttctctctctctctctctctctctctctctatctccaaGTTTCTGTCTTTCCCGTTCTTtgcctttcttttatttcctcttcgtcttcgtcttcgttttcttcgttttccttcACTTCTCCTCATCTCCCTTAACGAATCCTCATAATTGCTGATTGTATCGCGTAATAACTAGCTTAGCCTGTttctcgtatatacatatcaagtgtggttttttttttctttttttttatttttcttttttcttatattcgcAGTACagttatatgtgtgtgtgttgttttttttttttttcattattttataaaacgtaATAGGAACTTTGGTTTCTCTGGGCGATGTTTCAGGAACAGTTTCCTCCTCG encodes the following:
- the LOC124954131 gene encoding UNC93-like protein isoform X1, coding for MTMEKNNTNSGQFIKVQTERTSFKPAERWRIMKNILLIGTAFMVNFTAFMGASNLQSSINASQSLGTFTLAAIYGSLIFSNIFLPSLVISWLGCKWTMSLAILTYVPFIAAQFYPRFYTMIPGGLMVGLGGGPLWCAKCTYLTVVSEAYASVSDLATDVLVTRFFGLFFMFYQMAQVWGNLISSAVLSFGNDEATSTNVTLNSSIVAEICGANFCVASSSTNDNPNLEQPPIERIHLISGIYVALMILASLVIAFGVDSLSRYDRGRKGSVTGLTGLKLLAVTLKLLKEKSQLLILPIIIFIGAEQAFLFADYNASFVSCAWGISNIGYVMICFGIANAIAALTTGSIIKLTGRIPVMIFAFCLHIGILIFMLNWKPTPNQGMIFFLISGLWGICDSIWLVQVNSLSGLLFPGREEAAYSNFRLWESTGSVITYIYSPYLCTYMKIHILMAILCIGMIGYAIIEWVGKTKPVVRKEKPDFELVADNEVAR
- the LOC124954131 gene encoding UNC93-like protein isoform X4, yielding MSLAILTYVPFIAAQFYPRFYTMIPGGLMVGLGGGPLWCAKCTYLTVVSEAYASVSDLATDVLVTRFFGLFFMFYQMAQVWGNLISSAVLSFGNDEATSTNVTLNSSIVAEICGANFCVASSSTNDNPNLEQPPIERIHLISGIYVALMILASLVIAFGVDSLSRYDRGRKGSVTGLTGLKLLAVTLKLLKEKSQLLILPIIIFIGAEQAFLFADYNASFVSCAWGISNIGYVMICFGIANAIAALTTGSIIKLTGRIPVMIFAFCLHIGILIFMLNWKPTPNQGMIFFLISGLWGICDSIWLVQVNSLSGLLFPGREEAAYSNFRLWESTGSVITYIYSPYLCTYMKIHILMAILCIGMIGYAIIEWVGKTKPVVRKEKPDFELVADNEVAR
- the LOC124954131 gene encoding UNC93-like protein isoform X3, with the protein product MTMEKNNTNSGQFIKVQTERTSFKPAERWRIMKNILLIGTAFMVNFTAFMGASNLQSSINASQSLGTFTLAAIYGSLIFSNIFLPSLVISWLGCKWTMSLAILTYVPFIAAQFYPRFYTMIPGGLMVGLGGGPLWCAKCTYLTVVSEAYASVSDLATDVLVTRFFGLFFMFYQMAQVWGNLISSAVLSFGNDEATSTNVTLNSSIVAEICGANFCVASSSTNDNPNLEQPPIERIHLISGIYVALMILASLVIAFGVDSLSRYDRGRKGSVTGLTGLKLLAVTLKLLKEKSQLLILPIIIFIGAEQAFLFADYNASFVSCAWGISNIGYVMICFGIANAIAALTTGSIIKLTGRIPVMIFAFCLHIGILIFMLNWKPTPNQGMIFFLISGLWGICDSIWLVQVNSLSGLLFPGREEAAYSNFRLWESTGSVITYIYSPYLCTYMKIHILMAILCIGMIGYAIIEWVRG
- the LOC124954131 gene encoding UNC93-like protein isoform X2, yielding MTMEKNNTNSGQFIKVQTERTSFKPAERWRIMKNILLIGTAFMVNFTAFMGASNLQSSINASQSLGTFTLAAIYGSLIFSNIFLPSLVISWLGCKWTMSLAILTYVPFIAAQFYPRFYTMIPGGLMVGLGGGPLWCAKCTYLTVVSEAYASVSDLATDVLVTRFFGLFFMFYQMAQVWGNLISSAVLSFGNDEATSTNVTLNSSIVAEICGANFCVASSSTNDNPNLEQPPIERIHLISGIYVALMILASLVIAFGVDSLSRYDRGRKGSVTGLTGLKLLAVTLKLLKEKSQLLILPIIIFIGAEQAFLFADYNASFVSCAWGISNIGYVMICFGIANAIAALTTGSIIKLTGRIPVMIFAFCLHIGILIFMLNWKPTPNQGMIFFLISGLWGICDSIWLVQVNSLSGLLFPGREEAAYSNFRLWESTGSVITYIYSPYLCTYMKIHILMAILCIGMIGYAIIEWLTMDYK